A single region of the Musa acuminata AAA Group cultivar baxijiao chromosome BXJ1-11, Cavendish_Baxijiao_AAA, whole genome shotgun sequence genome encodes:
- the LOC135597368 gene encoding heavy metal-associated isoprenylated plant protein 35-like, with protein sequence MASGEEASESLKCMTWVLKVSIHCEGCKKKVHRILKGIPGVYDTEIDARQNKVTVKASVDADTLIRKLDKSGKRAELWPERKHSNQQPSNGDTSNRKESKQVPKHKEPSVSSEKKPILSERSPATAATVAPAAKPPEADQREAQAKPPKDPSQTNRVTEESAIKDPQTSDATKTDISTKQHDNSAAAAAASAGGDPSSHSGGGKKKGKKAQKEGSADLGHMPSYPMYPPPPAYVTSYNMAQPSFSQAYYAPPVPPASQGYVYMPHPPPPELYYSYPEPSSLASTQPSPPHDSMFNDENPNACNLM encoded by the exons ATGGCATCAGGAGAAGAAGCTTCAGAATCTCTCAAATGCATG ACTTGGGTGTTAAAGGTCTCCATCCACTGCGAAGGATGCAAGAAGAAGGTGCATAGAATCCTTAAAGGCATTCCAG GTGTTTATGATACGGAGATTGACGCAAGACAGAACAAAGTCACGGTTAAGGCCAGTGTTGACGCTGATACACTCATAAGGAAGCTCGACAAGTCCGGGAAGCGCGCCGAGCTGTGGCCGGAGAGGAAACACAGCAATCAACAGCCCAGCAATGGCGACACCAGCAATAGGAAAGAGAGCAAACAAGTCCCTAAACACAAGGAGCCATCGGTGAGCTCTGAGAAGAAACCAATCCTCTCCGAGAGGAGCCCTGCTACTGCTGCCACCGTCGCTCCCGCTGCCAAACCACCTGAAGCTGACCAAAGAGAAGCTCAAGCCAAACCCCCAAAAGACCCATCACAAACCAATAGGGTAACTGAGGAAAGCGCCATAAAAGATCCCCAAACTTCCGATGCAACGAAGACCGACATCTCCACCAAACAGCACGATAATTCCGCCGCCGCAGCTGCTGCATCCGCCGGCGGAGATCCGAGTTCCCATAGCGGTGGCGGCAAGAAGAAAGGCAAGAAGGCTCAGAAAGAGGGCTCCGCGGACTTGGGACACATGCCCTCTTATCCGATGTACCCGCCACCCCCGGCGTACGTGACGAGCTACAACATGGCGCAACCGAGCTTCAGTCAGGCCTACTACGCCCCCCCAGTGCCGCCCGCTTCGCAGGGCTATGTTTACATGCCACATCCACCTCCGCCAGAGTTGTACTACAGTTATCCGGAACCGAGCTCACTGGCATCGACGCAGCCATCGCCGCCTCACGACAGCATGTTCAACGACGAGAACCCCAACGCTTGTAATCTTATGTGA